The sequence TTGTTGATAAAGATTTGAGGATCAACTATGATCGAATCGAGCTAGAGGAAATGGTCCAAGTTGCTCTACTCTGCACACAATATCTTCCTGGTCACAGACCCAAAATGTCTGAAATCGTCCGAATGCTTGAAGGTGATGGACTTGCAGAGAGGTGGGAAGCATCCCAGAAATTTGAAGGTAGTAACAAGTACAAAACAAAGGAGCTTTCCTCATCCGAGAGATTTTCGGATCTCACAGATGATTCTTTGTTGCTCGTACAAGCCATGGAGCTGTCTGGTCCTAGATGAGCCAGCCATTTACACATATTCATAACTACGAAACgtaaaattcatacttagaacTGTCAACAGATTTCTAGCTAGAGGTAATTGATTAAACTATGTGGTATTGTATAGTAATGAACCATCAAAGATTCAAAGAACTTtgatgtgttttgttttgttttttctctttactttcttgtatATGTAATGCTCATCTTCAAGTTAAGTGATTTCAATCGAGCgttcaatttttttgtttcttaaatcttgtattagacaatggtataattCAAAAATCTGAAATGAGCTTTTTAATTATGGATTATGGTGTGCATTAGCATGCATAATGATTAGCAATTGGATAATGGAGTTGTTGGTGCAGAAGCCAATGATTTCTGGAGTCTTTTTCTTTAAGGAAAAGTTGCTAGCTAGCTAGAACTACTATATACTTTTTATAGTTCAGTGCATGCACGAACCTACACAATAGACATGATAGATATACTTTTAATAATATGCATAGTAGCAAGGAATCCAAGAAAACACAGTGGTCCAGCATGGATATTTCTTATTGATTCATTCTCCAATTCGCAAAGTGTTTGTTATCCAGTTTGACAAGAGTCTTAAGGAAACAAATGAAATACATCAAAGTGAACTATAAGTCATATTCATAGAGAAACTTATGTGTGATATTTTGAGATAAGAGGGTATATACACCGTCTCAAACCTCACTAAAATAAGCCATCCTATACGTACTTTTTAGtcttatatatgtttttttatggCGGCATCACTGaaatgttttttaattttatattattattattattattattattattatatgttctCCATGATAATATTTTGGTATGACAATCCAAACGTATTCTGATTGAATTTGGTGTATTTATCTTTCATAAAAGACTAGGGTCTATCCGAGTATGTCTTTTACTGCTGGATGTAAGGAAACGTGTCTTTTGTACACAGGTTGGCACACAAATTTTACCAAGTCACATTAACATGTTCTCGTAAAAGATTATCAAACATGTTAAATGGCACTCAAAACAtgattttatcaaaaacaaaGAGGCCCAACTCCATATGGATGTTTAAAATTAGTAGGTAAAAATTGCGATCAAGATCATAATCACTATGAGGTTTCATTAGGATTTAATTGTTTTCGAAAAAACTGTTCGGAGCACTATAGATAACAGTCAGAAATTTCCCATCCAAAATGGACCAGGAATCATATAAGATTGGGCTGCAAGAGATTTCAAACCCACAGCCCAGTTTGCGACTCAAATGGGCCACATTACTTTGGACCCACCAATTTCGCCCTCTTCGGTTTTCATTTCTCTGCTCCATCAATGTAACCACTGCCTTTATTGTCGGTACTGTCCTTTAATATAACAAGCCTTGTTCACTCAACAACCACAATTGGTTCTCTTGCAAGTAGCAACATCACAGTAAAAAAGAGGATTTCTCCATCCAAAAATCCCATAATTAACTCCCTAAAGCCCAAAATATGTAATGAGCCAAAGATGCATACGCTCATTGCTTAGTTAGGGGTGAGCATGAGCATGAGCATGGTATTGGCTTAGTTAGGGGTGAGCATGAGCATGAGCATGGTATTTACCGATACCgtgattttgatattatgatatttggtatggtatatggtatacatttaaaatttttttgttatatgGTATGATATTCAGTATTTACAAACGACATACCAAAATATCGAATATCATaccgaaatatatatataattacataatgACATACCAAAATACCGAATATCATaccgaaatatatatataattacataatgACATACCAAAATACCGAATATCATaccgaaatatatatataattacataagTAACTTTTATATACAGAGACAAATATAATACTtaatattagtataaaaatgtttaaCATTGAAACTAATATAATACTtaatattagtataaaaatgtttaaCATTGAAACTTTTGAAATGTTTTTTGACGtaattaactaataaaaaaaattatttgtacttatttttaaatatttctaaatCATTAATGTGTATTTATGACGAgtatatattgttgaagttaaaCTCAACAACTATGATTACTGATTACCATACCGCCAAATACGTCAAAATATCGAACCATATCAAATTAATATGATATTGTAATGATATAATGTTTTACGTCAAAATATCGAACcatattaattattgtaatgaTATAATGttataatgttttaaaaaatgaatacGGTGCCATGCCCACCCCAATGCTTAGTCATACTTacctttatatattttataattcccTTTTTACCTTGATTAGATAATTTAGTCATACATTAGTTATTGTAGACATAAATTCAGAAATTGAAACGGGAGTAATAATCATAAAAAGGAGTTGTTTGTTCTTAAAATAAAGTAGTATACACTGAATTGGCCAGCCTTGAATCATTGTTTACCAACTTTGGATTATTTCAACAAGCCCCATACATATGAAACTTCCCGTACCATtgactactactactactactactaccaccAGAGTAGCATATTTTTCTTCGTTACGCATTGAAAAAAACATAGCACAAGCCACGAGAGTTgtaaaataaaactagaaaactAGATCACTTGGCACATAGTATGGTAGTATTAGTTGTTACGGGGCGGTGCCAGTAACGCCTAAATCTTGCTTGTTTTCATCCTTTCCAGCACCAAAAACAGGACCCCCTGAGCCTGCTGCATCATCCACCTTGTCCTGAAGTTTATCAATCTGAATGCCCTTCTCATCTTCACGAGAATGGAGATCCATTCTAGGCTTCTTGTCCACCTCTTTCTCATTAATAACTGATTCATATGTAGTTGGTGTTAGAGATCCCTTTGGTTGTGCTCCTTGCGCCCCCGACATTATTATATTACATGCAATTGTATAATATGCtctaccaaaattataattttgtcaATTCCTTTGTAGCTGCAACTACATCTTATACCAGCatctgcatatatatatatgagtatgCTTCAATTGTCATCTCTGAATGATTTAAGAGGCTGCCACGTTTCTTGCATGAAACTCCCATGTGGCTAATTTAGACAAGTTCCACTTGGTATAAATTATATGCACGGTCAGTTAAGGGCTGAGTTGGGACGTTAGAAGTTCATCCGATtttctttgttaaaaaaattaaaccatgcttaaaaattaaatattttcttaataaaactGGTGATTTCCTACTGCCATGTCACCGGTTAAAATGATTTAGTGTTATTACGTTCTATATCTAAGTTTATTTTGGACTGATTATAAGAATTGAATGGTTGTTTTCACGTCCAGATAATAAAATTACGTGaaagtattttgatattttctaaataCATTTAAACATCTCGATCAAATAACACTACTTGTTGAAGTCTTTGAATAAGCCAGTTTGAGCAAGAGAAAGTATATATAGTATTTTACTCGATATCTACTATAAGTGACGATAAATTGCTGAAGTAGACAGCTTGTAAATGATAcagtgattttattatatcattcttaattaattattataagttatttttatattaaaaaattaataatatttaatttaaaaagtaaagtagatatttatgacgtgtTTGTTTCAACTGTTTCAACCAGAATATTAAAGGATAACTACATATCTcaacaaacataaatttttaattaccctatttagcctaagttttaattaattacaattcataataccctcttgcctattaattattcctaattacaattcatagtgtCTCCCatgtattttttatcttttctaattttttattattctcctttttttttccttttttagttttttttttttattttttcttttcttttttcctctttttattttttttatttttttctcttttttctatttctccccttctttttctctcattttttctcttttttttttcttttttctccttctttttatttgtgcgaactagcaaatacaaatacaagtgtgaactataaaatataaatataaatgcgaattataacatacaaatacaagtgtgaactgtcatttgtattttttaattattaaaaaggaaCAATTgcttttctttctacgaatacttatttgtatttaataatacgagttatatttattgatacaaataaatacaattcaaatttttatacaaatacaatatatacaaatacatattgtatttatatttataaagtcatttgtttcatttgtttgtaattatatttgtatcaagtgataattatttatttacaaatatgaatgataaatttgatatacaaatacaaaatgatacatttgtatcaaatgatatattacatatttatatattttagaatcaagagaatacaattaatgcatttacttatttgtataaaaaataaatgataaattgtacatagtcacggctaaatacaacatgcaatcaacttacaaatacaaatacaaaatacttctttaaaaataaaaaggtattgatgaaaatagaatacatatacaagtataatccaaatataatctaaatatacaaacacaataaaaccataatataaatataattcaatataatgtgcagtcaattataaaatacaaatacaaaacaattctttaaaatacaagtgtgaattatataatatataaatgatggtgcaaactaacaaatacaaatataagtgcaacctataaaatacaaatacaaatgtgaactataaaatataaacacaagcccaatttttaaaatacaaatacaaatacagttatatcaatgaatacaaaaatataaatgacggtatAACTGcaaatacgataaataattaTGGTGTTTACGTTATTATCtatgacttgtgctcgactagtcatattttttaaaaatataaaaaatatcaaaatagaacaaaaaagttaataaagagaataagtacaaaaaaaaaaaatcaaataagaaaagaaaagaagaaagagaaataaaagttagagactaaagagagaaaaaaatcaaaaaaaataaaaagaaagaaatgaaaaaaaatgatagtgttttttACGAGACTAAATATGcagtgtatttatattttttatgaatacagaccattgaataaaagtgaatacaacagCTAAAAATCGAATACAATGgttataaatggtaattatataaaatgtggcTATGGAAGGAATGTTTTTATAACAAAGTgctgctatttttgaaagatctccttttactatatcattcttaattaattattataagttatttgcgtattataaaattaataatacataattaaaaggtaaatagatatttatgacatgttataGATCATTTAAGCAttagataattaataatatttcataaaaaagataaaatagacaaaaaattataagttaactattgatattttaaattaacttgacgacttatatggAGTCCACTTAAAGTTTTTTTCcatcaatattttttatagtaattttattatatcacttttaattagttagccattgatgttttaaattaagttgtcgacttatatggggttcactttaaaatatttcacaagtaacttttataataattttattatatcacttctcaaaagttattataagtcatttaagtattagattctaaataatatttatcaataagtaaaaatagataaaaaaaaattataaataaaaatgaccAGATGAAGTACTTTATAATGTAATATTTGAGTCAAAAAAGGTTTGAAAGTAGTATACCTGTTGAGATCTAAATTAttagattcaaataaaaaaattaaatacatagttaCGATCTAAGATCTGAGtgatcaaaatattaatttttattacgTACAACTAATGAAGCATAAAGTACataaacaagaaaattagattttaattattttaacaacTTTTTCATTTCGGTGATCGACATGCTTGCCAACTACTGtttgctccgtaattttactatctcacccctaattaattattatatttcatttacgtattaaaaaattattaataattaataaaaataaataagtaaaatagacatttatgccatgtctatttcagctgtttcaaccgtaatttactacatcacctctaattaattattataaattatttacataatatgataagttaaccctttatatattaaattaacttgacatcttatacgAGGCTCACCTAAATTATTTTTActagtatttttatagtaattttgttatatcacttctaattagttattataagtcatttagacATATttgcttcgctacttcaatcatgatatttgttttactctcgaaattatatcgacatcacttaaattaaaataaaagaaaaaatattataaattagaataattaaaagcttaaattatttaaaactatttaagaaTGATAATTTATTTCACTGctttcataataattttaaaaattgaagcgTAGGCCTATCGGCACTAGTATCTCAATAAGAGATCATCGATCCTATTACTCATAAAGCACAACTATAAAGATAACTAAACATTTTATGTCACCTTAAAAAGAAAACAATGAAGCATGCCTAACGCAAAggtaaattcaaaaattttaaatttgtaggTTTAATTCGAGTTATACATGACAATTGAATGTGCAAATCTCTAAGGGGACTTATAGCTTATTTGGTCAAGTTTTTGTAAGACTAAAAGTGCTTATTTTCCGAGTGTCCGTGAGTGCAATTGGTCAAAATAGGCTTGGGAAGTAAATTGACGGATCATGGTCACAATTCACAACTTGGGTCATAGACCATCTAACCCATTATTACATCTCTGTGGGAACTACAGTAGTTTAGTAAAGTTTTTGAGTTTTATCTTGACTGACTGACTGTATGTATGCTGGCTGGTCATCAATTGATTTACGTAAAGCTATTTACAAAAATTTTGAGGCCAATTGCAGTAAAAGGGAGGGGATGAATAGCTTTTAATAGTTCATGAAGTCTATCAACAATTGTGAAGTTGATTAAGACAGCAAATCTCTGCTAATGAAGACAAAGCAAACGATATTACAGTAGTGGTTAGTAATGCTTTTGGGTTAGAAACCCCCACTGTCCATCTCACCAAGTTCTTGATTGCGGCTTTACCTTTCAGACTGGGCCCAAAATCCATGTGAGTTGGGCCCCAACTTCTAGCCCACTAAAACTTGTGGTTAAGGTTGGATCTCCATCTAGCTGCTGCACTCACACGTGGCATCAACCCAttggttgaaattcttgcattgaaCTTGTCTGAGTCAGCTATCCTAATAGTGTTAATGTCTGACTGACCAACTGCCACGAGGTCTCAAAAGAAAGAATTATCCAAAAAACAAAACATTTGAAGGACAAAAAAGTTTGATAATTGTGCACAAGAAAAATGAAGTGTTGATGCTGATGTTTCTGAGCTGTACATTAGGAATTGGTAACAGTAGCCCCACAAAAGACACGTTGGTAGCATTTGAATTTTTGAACTAGTAATCTTAATTTGAGTTTGGACATGGTTTTTACTTGGAAACATTTGAATTCTCATGTTTTGAATTTGAGTTTGGACatgatttgaatttgaatttagatTATCATGGCCTAACATCCCCTTAATGTTTTGTCAGTTGAAGTTTTAAATATTGGCACAAAATTTTTTGagaacttgaaaatatttgtgttggtttttagctttggaattggagaaataacagagaaagagttggagaaaaataaaatacaacaatagtgTTGTCAAagagaattattttattaataactcaaaacatatatttatacctaaatttctaactacactTCAATTTAAATTGAGATAACTAATTGCTATTTAATAATAAAGGGACAACTAATTACTAAGTCACAATAGGaatctaataatttaaaactactaaaattatctattcctactttatttctgaaacatattttcaacactccttcttggatcatAAATTGTCTCGGCTTCGGCTAAAtttgacctcttgaataaatCTGCTAATTCATCTTTGTTCTTGCAAGGCTTGTGTGGATCTTCTGAATTATTTTGATTGCAACATTCCCTTTTCCTTCTGTAAGAATATAGTCGTcattcctaattttgactttcttATTTTCCAAAGGCAGAAACTCTTTAAACAGAGTTTTGTTATATGTCATGTGATTTGTACAATCATtgtcaatcatccaaaaatcaaTTTTCTTGGTGGAAGAATATGTTGTCACAAATAAGTGATATTCTTCTTCTATGGTGATTTGGGCATTTGCTTCATACTTTTGAGATTTGTTTTCGCAAATCATAGCTTTATGACCAAGTTGATTGCAGATCTTTCATTGTGCATTtggtctctttcaaaatttagATGGAGGATGACCTATTTTGTCACAGTGCTGGCAAGGTGGGTAGTTTTTCGTCGAATTATTACCCTTGCTTTGAGTCTTGTGATTGGCTGCCAAAACTCCTTCAACCATTCCATCCTGCCTCATAAGCCTCCTTTGCTCTTGCGTATGCAATGTCtagacacgtgatttcgtcctctaaaagttcaatttttattcacttttacccatttttattttatcctaccgtgtaccctcatctatgttattataccctcgcaaaatacaaaaaataacaaactccctaacaaattctatcctatcctaacccctacatcttatcctaacaacccatccaatcaaaataaaccacatcacaccataccccaccccacctcaccactaccctagccctacctcactaccccaccctcacctcacagCATATATACACCACACACAACTCACAAGAATCGGTGGTCCTCATTGATTTGCACACACCCACATATTGGCATACACACACATCACCGAAAAAGAGAGAGCATAGAAGGAGGGGAATCtccattttttttccttcactccGAGGAGAATACGCAGTACCATATTCATACACAGACAAGTAGCACACAGGGAAAAACACTCTCCACTCATCCTCACACAGATCACCAAAAATACACACAACACCCATCGATTCACTCATAGCTAGTCACCAAAAAAATCCTCCACTCACCAAAAAACACTCAAGCACCGAGCAATACAAGCACACACATGCTGAGATTGGACGGGGAGAGGGAATCGAAGGAGAATAGGGAGAAAAATAgaggagattgagagagagagttGATCGGAGTGAGGAAAATAGCGAGGGTAGTGTTTTCCGACGAAAACTTTACCAGAATCGCCACCGGAAAAGTACCGCCAGTTTTCTTTATTACACCGTCGCTGGAAAGCATGAACCAGTAGCAGATTCTTATTGAAATCGGCCTTGTTTTGAATCAATTTTTGCATTAGTTTCGAGTGTGGGTTAGGTATGTTTTGTTGCGATTTCTATGTTCGTTCATCGGTCTTCATACTGGTTCAAGGATTTGTTTTCTGTTTTGTCTCGATCGGTTCATCGTGGTCAGTTTGGAGTTTCAATTTTGGTGCTACCAAGTTTGGATTTGGTTCACTGTTGAGGTTCGAATTGAGGATTTCGGACGTGGATTCTACCGGGTTAATCGAAATAATAGATCGATTTTTGAAAGCactgaggtccaattctatctcctctctttttaatttttacgtAATCGTGAATGATTTGTGTGTTGGTATGTTTTAATCTTGATTGTgtattggttgatgttggatttaaaTGTTGAAAAGGGAATTGATAATCGATGCATGTGTTGATCATTGGttgagaatgaatttggggaagaattgaaaaattgatgaaaagggTGGATATAGATCGATttaggtttattgttgttttgtttaattcggaataaatatcatgttttggcATGAGGATCGGTAAGCAAATCATAGctttgggtaggcaaagtttaggactcTTGGTAatttgttgaatgtgtgaataGTTGGTGGTTGGTTCTTTCTATTTTACCGCACAAGATTgagaaatgtattcattttatcgGAGAATGCCCCGAGATCTTATGTACTtcttcaccggggaatgccccgaggtatcttatacttggaggacgttcgtgatgaaggcccgagacatcgggtaaggcattggagcgtagtattaggattagcttagaataggatttatattttcgcatgttttctatttttggactgtataattggactagacactatattttggatttgttttgtttttgtatgtttgattgattgttttgtgtggtttatacatttgtgatgtcaaattagtcgatatgCTCTGTctagcgaccgtggtcgaaccacgggatcgaggggtgcctaacaccttcccctcggtcaacagaattccttagccggaatctctgtttgcaaaccagtattaaagagtcaaaaccattttgaaaaaggatatccatgggtgac comes from Capsicum annuum cultivar UCD-10X-F1 chromosome 2, UCD10Xv1.1, whole genome shotgun sequence and encodes:
- the LOC107861416 gene encoding uncharacterized protein LOC107861416, yielding MSGAQGAQPKGSLTPTTYESVINEKEVDKKPRMDLHSREDEKGIQIDKLQDKVDDAAGSGGPVFGAGKDENKQDLGVTGTAP